In Sphingomonas sp. R1, a single genomic region encodes these proteins:
- the pspA gene encoding phage shock protein PspA encodes MGIFSRTRDIIAANVTDLLDKAEDPAKMIRMIILEMEETLVEVRASAARTIADQKEMRRHIAKLEKLQESWTEKAELALSKDREDLAKAALVERQKAADMCDQLQAEIAVLDDALRASEEDINKLQNKLREARTRQNSIVARLESANNRARLREMTNGSKMQDAFSRFDILERRVDLAEGRADAMGLGGNPKTLEEEIAELRSSEKVDAELEALKARLNKGA; translated from the coding sequence ATGGGTATCTTCTCGCGAACCCGCGACATCATCGCCGCCAACGTCACCGACCTGCTCGACAAGGCGGAAGATCCCGCCAAGATGATCCGCATGATCATCCTCGAGATGGAGGAAACGCTGGTCGAGGTTCGCGCCAGCGCCGCCCGGACGATCGCCGATCAGAAGGAAATGCGCCGCCACATCGCGAAGCTCGAAAAGCTCCAGGAAAGCTGGACCGAAAAGGCCGAGCTGGCCCTTTCGAAGGACCGCGAGGACCTCGCCAAGGCCGCCCTGGTCGAACGCCAGAAGGCCGCCGACATGTGCGACCAGCTGCAGGCCGAGATTGCCGTGCTCGACGATGCGCTCCGCGCCTCGGAAGAGGACATCAACAAGCTGCAGAACAAGCTGCGCGAGGCCCGCACCCGGCAGAATTCGATTGTTGCCCGCCTGGAAAGCGCCAACAACCGCGCCCGCTTGCGGGAAATGACCAACGGGTCGAAGATGCAGGACGCCTTCTCGCGCTTCGACATCCTGGAACGCCGCGTCGATCTGGCCGAAGGCCGTGCCGATGCGATGGGCCTGGGCGGCAACCCGAAGACGCTCGAAGAGGAAATCGCCGAACTCCGCTCGTCGGAAAAGGTCGATGCCGAACTCGAGGC